From the genome of Candidatus Obscuribacterales bacterium:
GCCCTACTAACAGTCACCTAAACTTGACTAGATACACTCAGAGATTACTACAGGAGCTGAAGATCATGACACTCATTCGTTGGCAACCCTATCGTGAAGTAAATACCCTTCATCAACAACTAGATCGACTGTTGGATAATGTTTTAGCTCCCATGTCTGTTGCTCAGCAAGATTGGTTTCCTACTATGCCCGCAGCAGAACTTAGTGAAACAGAAGAAGCTCTATTGCTGAAGCTGGAAGTGCCGGGAATGGAGCCTAAGGATCTGAATGTGGAAGTGAGTGAACAATCGGTTTCTATCAGCGGTGAACGTAAGTCTGAAACTAGCCATGAAGAAAATGGATCAACTCGTAGCGAATTCCGCTATGGCAAGTTCCAACGCATCATTCCACTACCTACCAGGGTGCAAAATACCAAGGTAGAAGCCAATTATAAAGATGGCATTCTTATGCTGACGTTGCCCAAAACTGAAGAAGTTAAAAACAAGGTTGTGA
Proteins encoded in this window:
- a CDS encoding Hsp20/alpha crystallin family protein — protein: MTLIRWQPYREVNTLHQQLDRLLDNVLAPMSVAQQDWFPTMPAAELSETEEALLLKLEVPGMEPKDLNVEVSEQSVSISGERKSETSHEENGSTRSEFRYGKFQRIIPLPTRVQNTKVEANYKDGILMLTLPKTEEVKNKVVKVNLG